Proteins from a genomic interval of Gadus morhua chromosome 19, gadMor3.0, whole genome shotgun sequence:
- the cnnm3 gene encoding metal transporter CNNM3 isoform X1 encodes MVASLAGLRLLLMLLLFCGIRDGACSQRAPLVVGLRLEDPEGRVCMKERTILAPAGASFKVRLFGSERLNGSWPWVAFATAAPGEAGDVGDAADPCAQERSRGAAAFEATELLVPPGEEYSRIITVQTRKDSIPSGAVGVARDQTYHHLCVRESDGKWASVRPDRLRVIAESVLPRDYIPAWGLAVLVVALVVVCGVLKMVNLSLLWLDPLELYVLHSCGSEEEKRGAKRLEPIRRRGNFLVCSLVFLCALGHSVVGVLLYKAIGAIAPAVFASAFLIFLLAELVPHILASGYGFQMAPGLTWLAQVCMVLTCPLSCPLGLILDLALRRDISTCGIRERAMEMIRTSVNDPYSEFVKEEFSRGALRSKTVEDILTPLKECFMLPSTATLDFSTMSDIMQSGYTRVPIYEEEKSNIVEILYVKDLALVDPDDCTPMTTITKFYNHPLHFVFNDTKLDAMLEEFKKGNSHLAIVQKVNNEGEGDPFYEVLGLVTLEDVIEEIIKSEILDESDGYMDMKVKRRLAPLEITLEPRAAHEEFSLFKLPEGEPKVRTSPQLLLATHRFLSREVEHFSPGRVSERVLFHLLRHPSVNQEVQFDPSNRLSPEHYLYTRNHPVDYFILLLQGRVEVEIGKEGLKFENGAFTYYGVSALTAPSSVHQSPVSSQRPRDPFELGDAASPSSYCPDYTVRALTDLQLIRVTRLQYLNALMSSHGSQSPEPPEVKVLPNSQTKLLNDRNSAQEFPVNFSFFDTIENYC; translated from the exons ATGGTGGCCAGCTTGGCAGGTCTACGATTGCTGTTGATGTTATTGTTGTTCTGCGGGATCAGGGACGGCGCCTGCAGCCAGCGAGCCCCGCTGGTCGTAGGGCTGCGACTGGAAGACCCGGAGGGTCGGGTGTGTATGAAGGAGCGAACAATCTTGGCACCAGCGGGAGCCAGTTTTAAGGTTCGCCTGTTTGGATCGGAACGGCTGAATGGAAGCTGGCCGTGGGTCGCGTTTGCCACAGCAGCTCCGGGGGAGGCCGGGGATGTGGGAGACGCGGCCGACCCGTGTGCGCAGGAGAGAAGTCGAGGAGCGGCCGCGTTCGAGGCGACGGAACTCCTCGTCCCCCCCGGCGAGGAGTACAGCCGGATTATAACGGTGCAGACGCGCAAAGATAGCATCCCCTCGGGCGCCGTAGGGGTAGCAAGAGACCAGACCTACCACCACCTGTGCGTACGGGAAAGTGACGGGAAATGGGCATCTGTCAGACCGGACAGACTGCGGGTCATCGCCGAGAGCGTTCTGCCCAGGGACTACATCCCGGCGTGGGGGCTGGCCGTTCTGGTGGTGGCGCTGGTTGTGGTGTGCGGGGTTTTGAAGATGGTGAACCTCAGCCTCCTGTGGCTGGACCCCCTCGAGCTCTACGTCCTCCACAGCTGCGggtcggaggaggagaagcgggGCGCTAAACGTTTGGAGCCAATTAGGAGAAGAGGCAACTTCTTG GTGTGTTCCCTGGTGTTTCTGTGCGCCCTGGGTCACTCGGTTGTAGGGGTGTTGCTGTACAAGGCTATCGGCGCCATTGCACCGGCAGTATTCGCGAGCGCCTTCCTCATCTTTCTGCTGGCGGAGTTGGTGCCACACATCCTGGCCTCGGGCTACGGCTTCCAGATGGCTCCGGGGCTCACCTGGTTGGCCCAGGTGTGCATGGTGCTGACCTGCCCGCTGTCCTGTCCGCTGGGCCTCATCCTGGACCTCGCGCTCAGAAGGGATATTAGCACGTGTGGCATCCGGGAGAGGGCCATGGAAATGATCCGCACCAGCGTCAACGACCCCTACAG TGAGTTTGTGAAGGAGGAGTTTAGCCGGGGGGCCCTGCGCAGCAAGACGGTGGAGGACATCCTGACCCCGCTGAAGGAGTGCTTCATGCTGCCCAGCACGGCCACCCTGGACTTCTCCACCATGTCCGACATCATGCAGAGCGGCTACACCCGTGTGCCCATCTACGAGGAGGAGAA ATCCAACATCGTGGAGATCCTGTACGTGAAGGACCTGGCCCTGGTCGATCCCGACGACTGCACCCCCATGACCACCATCACCAAGTTCTACAACCACCCGCTGCACTTCGTCTTCAACGACACCAAGCTGGACGCCATGCTGGAGGAGTTcaagaaag GAAACTCCCACCTGGCCATTGTCCAGAAGGTGAACaacgagggggagggagatccCTTCTACGAGGTGCTGGGATTGGTCACCTTGGAGGATGTCATCGAGGAGATCATCAAATCAGAGATCCTGGATGAATCCGACGGTTACA TGGACATGAAGGTCAAGCGTCGGCTGGCTCCCCTGGAGATAACGCTGGAGCCCCGGGCCGCCCACGAAGAGTTCTCCCTCTTCAAGCTCCCGGAAGGAGAGCCCAAGGTCCGCACCTCCCCCCAGCTGCTGCTGGCCACGCACCGCTTCCTCTCCAGAG AAGTGGAGCATTTCAGTCCGGGCCGGGTGTCCGAGAGGGTCCTGTtccacctcctccgccacccCAGTGTGAACCAGGAGGTGCAGTTTGACCCCAGCAACAGGCTGAGTCCTGAGCACTACCTGTACACACGCAACCACCCCGTCGACTACTTCATCCTCCTGCTGCAG GGTCGCGTGGAGGTGGAGATCGGGAAGGAGGGGCTGAAGTTTGAGAATGGAGCTTTTACGTATTACGGCGTTTCTGCTCTAACGGCGCCCTCTTCAG TGCACCAGTCCCCGGTGTCGAGTCAGCGCCCCAGAGACCCCTTTGAGCTGGGGGACGCCGCCAGCCCCTCCAGCTACTGTCCGGACTACACCGTGCGCGCCCTCACTGACCTGCAGCTCATACGG gtgacACGTCTGCAGTATTTAAACGCGTTGATGTCGTCTCACGGCTCTCAGAGCCCCGAGCCCCCTGAGGTGAAGGTCCTCCCCAACAGCCAGACCAAGCTGCTCAACGACAGGAACTCAGCACAag AGTTCCCCGTAAACTTTTCATTCTTTGACACCATCGAGaactactgttaa
- the cnnm3 gene encoding metal transporter CNNM3 isoform X2, which produces MVASLAGLRLLLMLLLFCGIRDGACSQRAPLVVGLRLEDPEGRVCMKERTILAPAGASFKVRLFGSERLNGSWPWVAFATAAPGEAGDVGDAADPCAQERSRGAAAFEATELLVPPGEEYSRIITVQTRKDSIPSGAVGVARDQTYHHLCVRESDGKWASVRPDRLRVIAESVLPRDYIPAWGLAVLVVALVVVCGVLKMVNLSLLWLDPLELYVLHSCGSEEEKRGAKRLEPIRRRGNFLVCSLVFLCALGHSVVGVLLYKAIGAIAPAVFASAFLIFLLAELVPHILASGYGFQMAPGLTWLAQVCMVLTCPLSCPLGLILDLALRRDISTCGIRERAMEMIRTSVNDPYSEFVKEEFSRGALRSKTVEDILTPLKECFMLPSTATLDFSTMSDIMQSGYTRVPIYEEEKSNIVEILYVKDLALVDPDDCTPMTTITKFYNHPLHFVFNDTKLDAMLEEFKKGNSHLAIVQKVNNEGEGDPFYEVLGLVTLEDVIEEIIKSEILDESDGYMDMKVKRRLAPLEITLEPRAAHEEFSLFKLPEGEPKVRTSPQLLLATHRFLSREVEHFSPGRVSERVLFHLLRHPSVNQEVQFDPSNRLSPEHYLYTRNHPVDYFILLLQGRVEVEIGKEGLKFENGAFTYYGVSALTAPSSVHQSPVSSQRPRDPFELGDAASPSSYCPDYTVRALTDLQLIRVTRLQYLNALMSSHGSQSPEPPEVKVLPNSQTKLLNDRNSAQGSSKALDDCSDQEA; this is translated from the exons ATGGTGGCCAGCTTGGCAGGTCTACGATTGCTGTTGATGTTATTGTTGTTCTGCGGGATCAGGGACGGCGCCTGCAGCCAGCGAGCCCCGCTGGTCGTAGGGCTGCGACTGGAAGACCCGGAGGGTCGGGTGTGTATGAAGGAGCGAACAATCTTGGCACCAGCGGGAGCCAGTTTTAAGGTTCGCCTGTTTGGATCGGAACGGCTGAATGGAAGCTGGCCGTGGGTCGCGTTTGCCACAGCAGCTCCGGGGGAGGCCGGGGATGTGGGAGACGCGGCCGACCCGTGTGCGCAGGAGAGAAGTCGAGGAGCGGCCGCGTTCGAGGCGACGGAACTCCTCGTCCCCCCCGGCGAGGAGTACAGCCGGATTATAACGGTGCAGACGCGCAAAGATAGCATCCCCTCGGGCGCCGTAGGGGTAGCAAGAGACCAGACCTACCACCACCTGTGCGTACGGGAAAGTGACGGGAAATGGGCATCTGTCAGACCGGACAGACTGCGGGTCATCGCCGAGAGCGTTCTGCCCAGGGACTACATCCCGGCGTGGGGGCTGGCCGTTCTGGTGGTGGCGCTGGTTGTGGTGTGCGGGGTTTTGAAGATGGTGAACCTCAGCCTCCTGTGGCTGGACCCCCTCGAGCTCTACGTCCTCCACAGCTGCGggtcggaggaggagaagcgggGCGCTAAACGTTTGGAGCCAATTAGGAGAAGAGGCAACTTCTTG GTGTGTTCCCTGGTGTTTCTGTGCGCCCTGGGTCACTCGGTTGTAGGGGTGTTGCTGTACAAGGCTATCGGCGCCATTGCACCGGCAGTATTCGCGAGCGCCTTCCTCATCTTTCTGCTGGCGGAGTTGGTGCCACACATCCTGGCCTCGGGCTACGGCTTCCAGATGGCTCCGGGGCTCACCTGGTTGGCCCAGGTGTGCATGGTGCTGACCTGCCCGCTGTCCTGTCCGCTGGGCCTCATCCTGGACCTCGCGCTCAGAAGGGATATTAGCACGTGTGGCATCCGGGAGAGGGCCATGGAAATGATCCGCACCAGCGTCAACGACCCCTACAG TGAGTTTGTGAAGGAGGAGTTTAGCCGGGGGGCCCTGCGCAGCAAGACGGTGGAGGACATCCTGACCCCGCTGAAGGAGTGCTTCATGCTGCCCAGCACGGCCACCCTGGACTTCTCCACCATGTCCGACATCATGCAGAGCGGCTACACCCGTGTGCCCATCTACGAGGAGGAGAA ATCCAACATCGTGGAGATCCTGTACGTGAAGGACCTGGCCCTGGTCGATCCCGACGACTGCACCCCCATGACCACCATCACCAAGTTCTACAACCACCCGCTGCACTTCGTCTTCAACGACACCAAGCTGGACGCCATGCTGGAGGAGTTcaagaaag GAAACTCCCACCTGGCCATTGTCCAGAAGGTGAACaacgagggggagggagatccCTTCTACGAGGTGCTGGGATTGGTCACCTTGGAGGATGTCATCGAGGAGATCATCAAATCAGAGATCCTGGATGAATCCGACGGTTACA TGGACATGAAGGTCAAGCGTCGGCTGGCTCCCCTGGAGATAACGCTGGAGCCCCGGGCCGCCCACGAAGAGTTCTCCCTCTTCAAGCTCCCGGAAGGAGAGCCCAAGGTCCGCACCTCCCCCCAGCTGCTGCTGGCCACGCACCGCTTCCTCTCCAGAG AAGTGGAGCATTTCAGTCCGGGCCGGGTGTCCGAGAGGGTCCTGTtccacctcctccgccacccCAGTGTGAACCAGGAGGTGCAGTTTGACCCCAGCAACAGGCTGAGTCCTGAGCACTACCTGTACACACGCAACCACCCCGTCGACTACTTCATCCTCCTGCTGCAG GGTCGCGTGGAGGTGGAGATCGGGAAGGAGGGGCTGAAGTTTGAGAATGGAGCTTTTACGTATTACGGCGTTTCTGCTCTAACGGCGCCCTCTTCAG TGCACCAGTCCCCGGTGTCGAGTCAGCGCCCCAGAGACCCCTTTGAGCTGGGGGACGCCGCCAGCCCCTCCAGCTACTGTCCGGACTACACCGTGCGCGCCCTCACTGACCTGCAGCTCATACGG gtgacACGTCTGCAGTATTTAAACGCGTTGATGTCGTCTCACGGCTCTCAGAGCCCCGAGCCCCCTGAGGTGAAGGTCCTCCCCAACAGCCAGACCAAGCTGCTCAACGACAGGAACTCAGCACAag GTAGCAGTAAGGCCCTGGACGACTGCAGTGACCAGGAGGCATag
- the LOC115531926 gene encoding transcriptional activator protein Pur-beta, translating into MVVLKMADCDSGSERGGSSGGGGGGSGFQHFQRDQETQELASKRLDIQNKRFYLDVKQNNKGRFIKIAEVGAGGSKSRLTLSLSVAAEFRDYLGDFIEHYAQLGPSSPEQIAQSSVGEDGGPRRALKSEFLVRENRKYYLDLKENQRGRFLRIRQTVNRGPGFGVGGPVGGMLSGQTIALPAQGLIEFRDALAKLIDDYGGDDEELAGGTAAGGLGDLPEGTSIMVDNKRFFFDVGSNKYGVFLRVSEVKPSYRNSITIPFKAWGKFGGAFSRYAEEMKDIQERHRDKTYERREESEADDVDDD; encoded by the coding sequence ATGGTGGTGCTGAAGATGGCGGATTGTGACAGTGGGAGCGAACGCGGTGGTAGCAGcggagggggaggcggtggaAGCGGGTTCCAACACTTCCAGCGGGACCAGGAGACCCAGGAGTTGGCCTCCAAGCGTCTGGACATCCAGAACAAGCGCTTCTACCTGGACGTCAAGCAGAACAACAAGGGCAGGTTCATCAAGATCGCCGAGGTGGGGGCAGGCGGCTCCAAAAGTCGGCTGACTCTGTCCCTCTCGGTTGCAGCTGAGTTTCGCGACTATCTTGGGGATTTCATTGAGCATTACGCCCAGCTTGGGCCCAGCAGCCCGGAGCAAATCGCCCAGTCCAGCGTGGGGGAAGACGGCGGGCCAAGACGAGCGCTAAAGAGCGAGTTTTTAGTTCGGGAGAACCGCAAATACTACCTCGACCTGAAGGAGAATCAGCGGGGGAGGTTCTTACGAATCCGGCAGACCGTAAATCGTGGACCCGGCTTTGGAGTTGGGGGGCCTGTTGGCGGCATGCTATCCGGCCAGACCATAGCCCTTCCGGCCCAAGGGTTAATAGAGTTTCGAGACGCCCTGGCCAAGCTCATAGACGACTATGGGGGTGACGACGAGGAGTTAGCTGGGGGAACCGCGGCTGGTGGCCTCGGCGACCTCCCTGAAGGTACATCTATCATGGTGGACAATAAAAGGTTTTTCTTCGACGTGGGTTCCAATAAATACGGAGTTTTCCTTCGAGTCAGCGAGGTGAAGCCTAGCTACAGGAACTCAATTACCATCCCATTTAAGGCCTGGGGAAAGTTCGGCGGAGCCTTCAGCAGATACGCCGAAGAGATGAAAGATATTCAGGAGAGGCATCGCGATAAAACGTacgagagaagagaggagtctGAGGCGGATGACGTGGATGACGACTGA
- the ved gene encoding ventrally expressed dharma/bozozok antagonist, which produces MRGHFSIEWMAKSSLSAEPGSPSVSTTITTPGCSTSGTHSETLPGFYYRPRPGTEASSGPAATHGFPSNPSFPTKEAGVSNQEIPRKSNNQQVAETESGFSSGTEEETSGYESEGGRSLSSSTSSSPVALPHSRGLPPPPSPQSRRPRTAFTAEQVHSLERAFKKNAYLGTQDKSELCRKLNLSDKQIRNWFQNRRMKLKRTVQDALAHACQAHAVATQFLHYPDLPGYRPAPYPQFAASPPLQEVQSSVAAQRHLHPYGHPSPATTTTTTTGLPRDSGFFHHQYPTLPAGMVLPTVASGHLMAGYPGAYPTQHY; this is translated from the exons ATGAGGGGACACTTCTCTATCGAGTGGATGGCCAAGAGCAGCCTGTCTGCAGAACCAGGGAGCCCGTCggtctccaccaccatcaccaccccagGATGCAGCACCTCAGGAACGCACTCCGAGACCCTGCCTGGCTTCTACTACAGACCCAGGCCTGGGACGGAGGCCAGCAGCGGCCCTGCCGCTACCCATGGCTTCCCCTCCAACCCTTCCTTCCCCACCAAAGAGGCCGGTGTTTCCAACCAGGAAATCCCTCGCAAGAGCAACAACCAACAAG TGGCGGAAACGGAGAGCGGTTTCAGCAGTGGCACGGAGGAGGAGACCTCCGGATACGAGAGCGAAGGAGgtcgctccctctcctcctccacctcctcctccccggtgGCTCTCCCCCACAGCCGgggcctcccccctcctccctcccctcagtcCAGGAGGCCCCGCACGGCCTTCACGGCGGAGCAGGTCCACAGCCTGGAGCGGGCCTTCAAGAAGAACGCCTACCTCGGCACCCAGGACAAATCAGAGCTCTGTCGAAAGCTCAACCTCTCCGACAAACAG ATCCGGAACTGGTTCCAGAACCGGCGCATGAAGCTGAAGCGCACGGTGCAGGACGCCTTGGCCCATGCCTGCCAGGCCCACGCCGTGGCCACCCAGTTCCTGCACTACCCGGACCTCCCCGGGTACCGGCCCGCGCCCTACCCCCAGTTCGCTGCCTCCCCGCCGCTGCAGGAGGTCCAGTCCTCCGTCGCCGCCCAGCGCCACCTCCACCCGTACGGCCACCCCTcccctgccaccaccaccaccaccaccacgggccTGCCCAGGGACTCTGGGTTCTTCCACCACCAGTACCCCACCCTTCCAGCGGGGATGGTGCTGCCAACCGTGGCGTCCGGGCATCTGATGGCAGGGTACCCGGGGGCGTACCCCACGCAGCATTATTAa